The nucleotide sequence AAAAAATCGGCACGCTTTCCGGTGGTCAGCGTCGGCGCCTCGATGTTGCAATCGGCATCGTCGGACGCCCCGAAGTGCTCTTCCTCGACGAACCAACGGCCGGATTTGACCCGCAGGCGCGGCGCGAGTTCCACGACTTGATCCACCGACTCACGGACTTCGAAGACACCACGATTCTGCTCACAACACACGATCTTGCTGAGGCTGAGAAGCTCGCGGACAGAGTGCTCATCCTCGCCGGAGGACGGATCGTGGCGGACGGGACACCCGAACAACTCGCTCGATCGGTCGCTCGTGACGCGGAAGTGCGGTGGACGCGTGGGGGCGAGCATTTCCTGCACGCAACGTCGGAACCGACACGTTTCGCACGCGAGCTCTTTTCCCAGTGGGGCGACGACATCGATGATCTTGAAATCCGGCGCACGAACCTCGAAGACACCTACCTGACGATGGTGCAGCGCTACGAATCCGGCGCACCAACCGCGAAAACCGACTTCATGCCGATAGCCGAGGAGGCTTTGTGAACCCGCACCTTCATGCCGTCCGCGCGGGACTAGGCCGCGGATGGATAGAGTTCCTTAACAGCCTCCGAAGCCCCCAGGACCTGGGGTATTACCTGTTCTTCGGAGCGGGCGTCCTCGTCTACCTGTACTTCAACCGCAACTCCGCGGTCGAGGGCACCGACCTTCTTTACCCTGCGGTTGCGCTGCCGAGCATCCTGGGTGCGCTTATCGCGTTCGGAGCATACATCGGTCCGATGTACGCTCTCGCGGTCGAACGCGAGGACGGAACGCTGCTACGCGCGAAAGCGACGCCACACGGGATGACCGGATACGTCAGCGGGCAGGTGCTGTTCCAATCCGTGAGTGCGATACCGATGCTCGCGATCCTCATTATTCCGGGGCTGTTCCTGTTCGACGGCTTCGCCGCGCAGGGTGTCGGG is from Hoyosella subflava DQS3-9A1 and encodes:
- a CDS encoding ABC transporter ATP-binding protein, which encodes MPNRVPELAPVLEVRDLRMRYGTVDVLDGVTFSAYRGEVVALLGPNGAGKTTTIEILEGFRIRSAGDAIVLGTDPASGDEDWRARTGVVLQSWRDHARWRVRALLENLGRFYEPYSTPGKARPYQVDELLEMVGLTEHANKKIGTLSGGQRRRLDVAIGIVGRPEVLFLDEPTAGFDPQARREFHDLIHRLTDFEDTTILLTTHDLAEAEKLADRVLILAGGRIVADGTPEQLARSVARDAEVRWTRGGEHFLHATSEPTRFARELFSQWGDDIDDLEIRRTNLEDTYLTMVQRYESGAPTAKTDFMPIAEEAL